A genomic window from Vicinamibacteria bacterium includes:
- a CDS encoding DUF4143 domain-containing protein, whose amino-acid sequence GLSLTRLQERREATGPFLENFVAMELRKQSTWSERRVSVFHFRALKGDEVDLVLEDAAGEVVGIEVKAGASVTSSDFKGLRFMKDALGVRFRRGIVLYMGEQSVPFGEKLVALPVNALWEVSAKPKR is encoded by the coding sequence ATGGGCTGAGTCTCACTCGGCTGCAAGAACGACGCGAGGCCACGGGACCATTTCTCGAGAACTTCGTCGCCATGGAGCTTCGCAAGCAGTCAACCTGGAGCGAGCGCCGGGTCTCGGTGTTTCACTTCCGCGCGCTCAAGGGCGACGAAGTGGATCTCGTGCTCGAGGATGCGGCGGGCGAGGTCGTCGGCATCGAGGTGAAAGCCGGCGCCTCGGTGACCTCATCCGATTTCAAGGGACTCCGATTCATGAAAGATGCATTAGGCGTGCGCTTCCGTCGCGGCATCGTCCTGTATATGGGCGAACAGTCGGTGCCGTTCGGAGAGAAGCTCGTAGCGCTTCCGGTGAACGCGCTGTGGGAGGTTTCCGCGAAACCGAAACGGTGA